In Streptomyces sp. NBC_00306, a single genomic region encodes these proteins:
- a CDS encoding type IV secretory system conjugative DNA transfer family protein has translation MHDDRQGRRRRDENERGIPDGMLLALLGFLLGLTILVWTATGLAGVLSHGAWPQGVTYQNTPLAMRSLASAPRDLAAAWPSTPAAELSGYGLFWGLAIGELMVLIVLTIFALGTTARWRAVRADRREAIRAARRDEVHDDRTGSRSPTRDGAESLPREAHPVSPGPYAEPAHHAADAPTAVVPGPPVEQTAGARPADTAPLAAAPEPGVLPAPVPPPRAAAPRLLYGDPATRRPATLQAVLDAAGPALVVTSDPTVWAETKDARAKLGPVLVYDPGHLCDTPARLHWSPTAGCENADTAAARAVALLTPVRPRALLDAAMADTAETLLRCWLHAAAVDGRPFKQVHRWAQGGGAQEAVRVLRTHPKAASGLAGLLESSLTAHPERREIAQQLVARALSALSSIHIREACAPNRTDALALESFANESGTLYLVGEPIEDPRTHPGAMPLLTALASDVVEHGRRMAARSSDGRLDPPMTLVLDDVAAVAPLPRLPDLLTTGQAQGLPTLVLLRSAEQARARWPEPLTQ, from the coding sequence ATGCACGACGACCGCCAGGGCCGCCGCCGGCGGGACGAGAACGAGCGGGGCATCCCCGACGGCATGCTGCTGGCCCTGCTCGGCTTCCTCCTCGGCCTGACCATCCTGGTCTGGACGGCGACGGGCCTGGCCGGTGTGCTGTCCCACGGCGCCTGGCCGCAGGGCGTCACCTACCAGAACACCCCGCTGGCGATGCGCTCCCTGGCCTCGGCCCCGCGCGACCTCGCCGCGGCCTGGCCGTCGACGCCCGCGGCGGAACTGTCGGGCTACGGCCTGTTCTGGGGCCTGGCGATCGGCGAACTGATGGTGCTGATCGTCCTGACGATCTTCGCGCTCGGTACGACGGCCCGCTGGCGCGCGGTCCGGGCGGACCGCCGGGAGGCCATCCGTGCCGCCCGCCGCGACGAGGTACACGACGACCGGACCGGCAGCCGCAGCCCGACCCGGGACGGTGCGGAGTCCCTCCCCCGCGAAGCGCACCCGGTGAGCCCCGGTCCGTACGCCGAGCCCGCACACCACGCCGCCGACGCGCCCACAGCCGTGGTCCCCGGTCCACCGGTGGAGCAGACGGCCGGCGCACGGCCCGCCGACACCGCACCCCTGGCGGCAGCACCCGAACCCGGCGTCCTGCCGGCTCCCGTCCCACCGCCCCGCGCCGCCGCGCCCCGGCTTCTCTACGGCGACCCCGCCACGCGCCGGCCCGCCACGCTCCAGGCCGTGCTCGACGCCGCCGGACCCGCACTCGTCGTCACGTCCGACCCCACCGTGTGGGCCGAGACCAAGGACGCCCGGGCCAAGCTGGGTCCCGTGCTCGTCTACGACCCGGGCCATCTCTGCGACACCCCCGCCCGGCTCCACTGGTCTCCCACCGCCGGCTGCGAGAACGCCGACACGGCCGCCGCGCGCGCCGTCGCCCTTCTCACGCCGGTCCGCCCGCGGGCCCTCCTCGACGCCGCCATGGCCGACACCGCGGAGACACTGCTGCGCTGCTGGCTGCACGCGGCCGCGGTGGACGGGCGCCCGTTCAAGCAGGTCCACCGCTGGGCCCAGGGCGGCGGAGCCCAGGAGGCCGTACGCGTCCTCCGCACACACCCCAAGGCCGCCTCCGGTCTCGCGGGCCTCCTGGAGTCCTCACTCACCGCCCACCCCGAACGGCGGGAGATCGCCCAGCAGTTGGTCGCCCGGGCGCTCTCGGCCCTCTCCTCGATCCACATCCGCGAGGCATGCGCTCCCAACCGAACCGATGCACTCGCCCTGGAATCTTTCGCCAATGAATCGGGAACGCTTTATCTGGTGGGTGAACCGATCGAGGATCCCCGCACCCACCCCGGAGCGATGCCCTTGCTGACGGCATTGGCGTCAGACGTGGTCGAGCACGGCCGCCGCATGGCCGCACGGTCATCCGACGGTCGGCTCGACCCACCAATGACGCTCGTCCTCGACGACGTGGCTGCCGTGGCCCCGCTCCCCCGGCTCCCGGATCTGCTGACCACCGGTCAGGCACAGGGACTGCCCACCCTGGTGCTGCTCCGCTCGGCCGAACAGGCCCGCGCCCGCTGGCCCGAGCCGCTCACGCAGTAG
- a CDS encoding GNAT family N-acetyltransferase — protein sequence MDHVIRPVLAEEWERAKEIRLAALQDPVAHLAFLESYEHAVGRPDSFWQDRAAHAAEGISSRQFIAEAPDGRWVGTITALVERPAGEVRFGEVAESDQTHLVAVFVRPEVRGTGVSEALFRAAIDWSWELSEPPVKRVRLYVHEGNARAAAFYRRIGFVPTGDTVPVPGDETAREVEYEVLR from the coding sequence ATGGACCATGTGATTCGCCCCGTACTCGCCGAGGAGTGGGAGAGGGCCAAGGAGATCCGGCTCGCCGCTCTGCAGGACCCGGTTGCCCACCTCGCGTTCCTGGAGTCGTACGAGCACGCCGTCGGGCGGCCGGACAGCTTCTGGCAGGACCGTGCCGCCCATGCGGCCGAGGGCATCAGTTCGCGGCAGTTCATCGCCGAGGCGCCGGACGGGCGGTGGGTGGGGACCATCACCGCGCTGGTGGAGCGGCCGGCGGGTGAGGTGCGGTTCGGGGAGGTGGCGGAGAGCGATCAGACGCATCTGGTCGCGGTGTTCGTCCGGCCCGAGGTCCGCGGCACGGGGGTGTCGGAAGCCTTGTTCCGGGCCGCGATCGACTGGTCGTGGGAACTGTCGGAACCGCCCGTGAAGCGCGTACGGCTGTATGTGCACGAGGGGAACGCGCGGGCGGCGGCGTTCTACCGGCGGATCGGATTCGTGCCGACCGGCGACACCGTGCCGGTGCCGGGCGACGAGACGGCCCGCGAGGTGGAGTACGAAGTCCTGCGGTAG
- a CDS encoding ATP-binding protein — protein MRDPLSVLTDAFTSFLFGKVETTRLPVRTSTGQAQAVYLPTAAPGLGDSGVIIGREVYSGKGYIYDPFQLYGQQLPAPHWLVLGESGNGKSALEKTYVLRQLRFRDRQVVVLDAQGEDGVGEWNLVAQELGITPIRLDPMTALDGGIRLNPLDPAITSTGQLALLRTIIEVAMGHGLDERSGFALKVAHAYVNESITDRQPVLTDIVDQLRHPEAESAESMNVDIDDVRAWGLDVALVLDRLVDGDLRGMFDGPTTVGIDLDAPLIVFDLSHIDRNSIAMPILMAIVGVWLEHTWIRPDRKKRIFLVEEAWHIINSPFVAQLFQRLLKFGRRLGLSFVAVVHHLSDVVDGAAAREAAAILKMASTRTIYAQKADEARATGRVLGLPRWAVEIIPTLTPGIAVWDVNGNVQVVKHLVTEAERPLVFTDRAMTESSGPALPEDVQAAEWEAEERAALIERQQQLDESESTVA, from the coding sequence GTACCTCGACCGGGCAGGCGCAGGCCGTCTATCTGCCGACCGCGGCGCCGGGCCTCGGCGACTCGGGCGTGATCATCGGCCGTGAGGTCTACAGCGGCAAGGGCTACATCTACGATCCCTTCCAGCTCTACGGCCAGCAGCTCCCCGCCCCGCACTGGCTGGTCCTCGGCGAGTCCGGCAACGGCAAGTCGGCACTGGAGAAGACCTACGTCCTGCGCCAGCTCCGCTTCCGCGACCGGCAGGTCGTCGTCCTCGACGCCCAGGGCGAGGACGGCGTCGGCGAATGGAACCTCGTCGCGCAGGAGCTGGGTATAACTCCCATCCGGCTCGACCCGATGACAGCGCTCGACGGCGGCATCCGTCTCAACCCGCTGGACCCCGCGATCACCTCGACGGGCCAGCTGGCGCTGCTGCGCACGATCATCGAGGTCGCGATGGGCCACGGCCTGGACGAGCGCTCCGGCTTCGCGCTCAAGGTCGCCCACGCCTACGTGAATGAGTCCATCACCGACCGCCAGCCCGTACTGACCGACATCGTCGACCAGTTGCGCCACCCGGAGGCGGAGTCGGCGGAATCGATGAACGTCGACATAGACGATGTACGGGCCTGGGGCCTGGACGTCGCGCTGGTGCTGGACCGGCTGGTCGACGGTGACCTGCGCGGCATGTTCGACGGCCCGACGACCGTCGGCATCGACCTCGACGCACCGCTGATCGTCTTCGACCTCTCCCACATCGACCGCAACTCCATCGCCATGCCGATCCTCATGGCGATCGTGGGCGTGTGGCTGGAACACACCTGGATCCGCCCGGACCGCAAGAAGCGCATCTTCCTGGTGGAAGAGGCGTGGCACATCATCAACAGCCCGTTCGTGGCGCAGCTGTTCCAGCGGCTGCTCAAGTTCGGCCGGCGGCTCGGTCTGTCGTTCGTGGCGGTGGTCCACCACCTCTCGGACGTCGTCGACGGCGCGGCGGCGCGGGAGGCGGCGGCCATCCTCAAGATGGCGTCCACCAGGACGATCTACGCCCAGAAGGCGGACGAGGCGAGAGCCACGGGCCGGGTCCTGGGCCTGCCACGCTGGGCGGTCGAGATCATCCCGACGCTGACCCCGGGTATCGCCGTCTGGGACGTCAACGGCAACGTCCAGGTGGTCAAGCACCTGGTGACCGAGGCCGAACGACCACTCGTCTTCACCGACCGTGCCATGACGGAGTCCTCGGGCCCCGCACTGCCGGAGGACGTACAGGCCGCGGAGTGGGAGGCGGAGGAGCGTGCGGCGCTGATCGAACGGCAGCAGCAGCTCGACGAGTCCGAGTCGACGGTGGCATGA